In Monodelphis domestica isolate mMonDom1 chromosome 4, mMonDom1.pri, whole genome shotgun sequence, one DNA window encodes the following:
- the LOC107649056 gene encoding V-type proton ATPase subunit S1-like gives MTRAAVLRQPRGSLRRRRSKSLPGLLLLQLLLLAPRADASDPQVPLLLWSSIPDLQPSLENPYEGHIYTRPELYSCLDPILEKGPQAVLLILQEKLRLEDFTAFGEVPGDKPESPFPNLQEVLKGAPSSLVLPAVGWSAAATLTSYLTQKLGTGPLHVDQASLRELRLNTTHPLLLLVYIPSTASTDLDAHKEALADQDKILGQVLSRLQAEGKPYTALLTALRPSRIARDVSLVSGGLGQQLLGDSQEYKTQPAWPSVLPPVSYGDTEPRILFWARQFTVSYGRQTQDLTSLTFGAPELNLTGSSWNDSAAQLVMTYNNLFGPFLRLKFSMINHFYPGSHRSWFIMEGLEIKTHNSTAFFSSVQVIAPSTHSYHCHYVSSDLTKWGILMPHDFLSPWSVTLQDFQIQAFNLSGGSFSGASDCAAFFSPAIWMGLVSSLFMLFCITFGVHIIFKLKSLNRFDEYKGDPLFEPLMD, from the coding sequence ATGACTAGGGCAGCGGTCCTGCGGCAGCCGCGAGGCAGCCTCAGGCGCCGGCGGAGCAAGTCCCTGCCGGGGCTCCTTCTGCTGCAGCTGCTGCTTCTGGCCCCGCGGGCGGACGCCTCGGACCCTCAGGTGCCCCTGCTGCTGTGGTCCAGCATCCCAGATTTGCAGCCCTCGTTGGAGAACCCATACGAAGGCCACATCTACACTCGTCCTGAGCTTTACTCCTGCCTGGACCCCATCTTGGAAAAGGGCCCCCAGGCTGTACTGCTGATCCTGCAGGAAAAACTGAGGCTGGAGGATTTCACTGCTTTTGGTGAGGTGCCTGGTGATAAGCCCGAGAGCCCTTTCCCCAACCTACAGGAGGTCCTGAAAGGGGCCCCCTCCTCCTTGGTGCTGCCTGCGGTGGGCTGGTCTGCAGCTGCCACCTTGACCTCTTACCTGACCCAGAAGTTGGGTACAGGACCTCTGCATGTGGATCAGGCATCCCTCAGGGAGCTGAGACTGAACACCACCCACCCTCTACTGCTTCTGGTCTACATACCCTCAACGGCTAGCACTGACTTGGATGCTCACAAGGAAGCCCTGGCAGACCAAGATAAGATCCTTGGGCAGGTGCTGAGCAGGCTCCAGGCAGAAGGAAAACCCTACACAGCCTTGCTTACTGCTCTTCGGCCTTCCAGGATTGCCCGAGATGTGTCACTTGTGTCTGGGGGACTGGGACAGCAGCTCCTGGGAGACAGCCAAGAGTACAAGACCCAACCGGCCTGGCCATCAGTCCTGCCACCAGTAAGCTATGGTGACACAGAGCCCCGCATCCTGTTCTGGGCCAGACAATTTACTGTAAGCTATGGCAGACAGACACAAGACCTCACATCACTCACCTTCGGAGCCCCAGAGCTCAATTTGACAGGCTCCAGCTGGAACGACTCTGCTGCCCAGCTTGTGATGACCTACAACAACCTCTTTGGTCCATTCTTGAGGCTGAAGTTCAGTATGATCAATCACttctacccagggtcacaccggAGCTGGTTCATCATGGAGGGGCTCGAGATCAAGACCCACAACTCGACAGCTTTCTTCAGTTCTGTGCAGGTCATTGCACCCAGCACCCACTCCTACCACTGCCATTATGTAAGCAGTGACCTCACCAAATGGGGCATTCTGATGCCTCATGATTTTCTCTCCCCCTGGAGTGTAACTCTCCAGGATTTCCAGATCCAAGCCTTCAACCTGTCTGGTGGCAGCTTTTCAGGGGCCAGTGACTGTGCAGCCTTCTTCTCCCCTGCTATCTGGATGGGGCtggtctcttctctcttcatGCTTTTCTGTATTACCTTTGGGGTACATATAATCTTTAAACTCAAGTCCCTCAACCGATTTGATGAATACAAAGGGGACCCCCTCTTTGAGCCTCTTATGGACTGA